Genomic segment of Candidatus Binatus sp.:
TTTGTTGGGGAGCCAGCCGGCGAACGAGACGATCAATCAAATGGTGATCGCAGGTACCGCGGACGGCGCGTTGTCGGCGCCGCGGCTGAACGCAGAGATCAAGTCGCCCGAGGGCCAGCTCATCGGGATTCCCTATCGCAATCTCGATATCAGCGCCGCGTACAAGAAAGATCGGCTCGTCGCGACGCCGGTCAGGATGAATCTGCTCGACGGATCGCTCTCCGCGCAGATCGACGCGATGCTCGGCGCGAAGCCGCATTTCACGATCGCGTTCGTGATGAACAATCTCAATATCGAGCACGGATTGCGCTCGCAAAAGATCGGAGCGGCGGACACGGTTCACGGTTTTCTGAGCGGCAACGTGACGGCGTCCGGCGCCGGCTCGGCGTGGGAACGAATCAAGCCGACGCTGCGCGGTAGCGGCCGCCTCTCGCTCGCGAACGGCAAGTTGGTGGGCGTCAATATCGTGGCGGACGCGATCAACGCGGTCGCCGCGGCGCCCGGCGTCAGTCAGATCGTCAAGGTCGCCTTCACGCCCAGCCATCGCGACTTGCTGGTCGATCCGAATACGGAACTCCGGAGCGCGAGCATGAGTTTTCAACTGGTGGGCGATCGCTTCACGACGCATGATCTGACGGCGGAATCGCCGGACTACGGAATTCGCGGTGACGGATGGTTCGACATGGATAAAAATCTCGACATGGCGGCGGACATCCTGCTGACGTTCGGGATGCAGGTGCCGATTCCGGTCGGCGTGTCGGGAAAGCTGCCCGACGTTCGCGTGCTGCCGGATATTCCGATGCTGGCCGAGCACGTCGCGATCGGCGCAGTCACCGCGCCGGGGCGAATAATCGAGGGCGGCGTGAGCGCGGTCGGCACGCTGATCCGCGGCGGATCGTCGAGTGCCTCCAATTCGAATTCGTCGTCGATGCCGAATCCGCTCGACAGCATCAAAGGATGGTTTCGCTGAGACTTAATCGATCTTCCGATTCGCTACCGCACATGGCTCGTCTGCGCGACATCATTGAAGCCCGCCCGCGAATCCTGTTCGTTGGAATCAACCCGAGCCTTCGCTCCGAGCAGGTCGGGCACCATTTTGCCGGCCCGGGAAATCCATTCTGGCGCTTGCTGTATGCGTCGCGGCTGGTTCCGGTCGAACTGAAGCATGAGGAGGATACGCGTCTGCCGCAATTTGGATTGGCGCTCACCAATCTATGCTCTCGTGCGACGCGATCCGCCGCCGAACTGACTGCCGACGAGATGAATCGCGGCGCGCGCATGCTTCCGGCGAAGATTCGACGCGCGAATCCGCAGGTGGTCGCGTTCGTCGGCGTATCGATCTATCGCCGCTTGTTTGGAGCGGCGGCGAGCGCCGGCGCGGGTCTCAAACCCGAGACGATCGCCGCTGCACGCGTGTTCGTGCTGCCCAATCCGAGCGGGCTCAATGCGAGCTTCCCGGGCTTCAAGGACAAACTGGTCTGGTTCGAGGCGCTGCGCGAATTTGTGCGATCAGAATTTCCTGAGGCCCCGTCGAATTGAGTAGTTGCGATTAGATCATTTGCGCGTTGAACTTGGCGCGGCGCGAAACTAGCATCGGCAATCGATCGCAATTGGATATCGGCGACATCGGATTCGGCATCGTCGTGCATCCGCGCGACCCCAACACCGCGTGGGTGTTTCCGATGGACGGCGCCACGGTGTGGCCGCGCACGAGTCCGGGCGGACGGCCGGCAGCGTATCGCACCATCGATGGCGGCGAGAGCTGGCGCCGGCAAGATCGCGGACTGCCGCGGCGTCACGCGTGGTTCACGGTGAAGCGGCAGGCATTTTGCGCCGACGAGTTCGATCCGGTGGGCATCTACTTCGGCACCACCAGCGGCGAAATCTGGATGAGTCCCAATGAAGGGCGCGACTGGAACCTCGTCGCATCGCATCTGCCGCATATCTATTCAGTATCGGCGGCGACGCTCTCCTGATGCGAGTGACTATACCCAGTCCGCTTCGATCATATACTCAGGGGCGAAGCGAAGTTGATACTACGGGCAATAGCTTCTCCGAGTTACTGAGTAATCTCGATACTGCTTTTCCAGGTATCCGCTTTCGCATGATCGATGAGCAGGATCGCATCCGCCGCCATATCCGGTTCTTCGTCAATCGCGAGCAGGTGACCGATCTCGCGCAGGCGCTCCGCGACGATGACGAGGTGCAGATCCTCTGCGCCCTCAGCGGCGGCTGATCGTTCTGCCCTACTCCTGTTTCACCAGCAAGCCGCGGCGGCGCGCTGCTTCGAAAATCCAGCGGAACCCAGCGATCGCCATCGCAAAATAAATCAGGTTGAGACCCGCGGCCCACCAGAAGTGAAACCACGAAAATCCGTGACCCGCGAGCACGCTGCGCATCCCTTCGAATGAATGCGCCGTCGGGAGCATCCATGCTACTCCGCGCAAAAATCCCGGCAGCGCCGCCATCGGATAGAACACGCACGAGACCGGCTGCAGCAGTCCGGCGAAACTCCACGCGAGCCCCTGAATCTTGGTCGTGAATCGAAAAATCAGCCCCGTGATCATCACGCCCAGCGCGAGCGCGAAGAACACCAGGTTCGCCATGTACGGCAGAAACTTCGGCATCAGCGGAAAGATGTCGAACGAGTACGCTGCCAGCGCGATCAGTGACGCAGCGACGAGACCAACCATCGTCTTCAGCAGGTTCACCATGATCAGCCCTGTCAGGTATTCCCAGACCGTGAGCGGCGTCGAGAACAGGTTGATCAAATTGCGCGACCACAACTCGTCGAGAAAGCCGACCGCCATGTCGCGCTGAAACGAAAAAAACATCCCCCACAGGATGGCGGCGCCGAGCAGAAAGCTGACCAGCCCCGGCTGCAATCGATTGCCGCGCGCGAGATAAATCGTGAAGAAGCCCCACACGATGATGTCGAGCACCGGCCAGTAAACCATGTCGGTGATGCGATCCATGTTGCGCAGCGCTTCGTAGTAGTGGCGCTGGATCACGGCTGCGATGCGATGAATTTTCATGCGGCCTTGCCTTTGACGACGCGCATGAAGACTTCTTCCAGCGCGGGCGTCTCGCGTTCCTCTTCGAGGATCGCTTGCGTGATTTCGATTGGGCTGCCACTCGCGATCACTTTTCCGTGATGCAGAAAAATGATGCGGTTACACATCCGCTCAACCTCGTCCATGTTGTGCGAGGTGTAGAGAATCGTGGTGCCGCGTTCGCGCTGCGCCTCAAGCAAAATTTCTTTCACTTGCCATGCGATCTCCGGGTCGAGGTAGGCAGTCGGCTCATCGAGC
This window contains:
- a CDS encoding ABC transporter permease, whose translation is MKIHRIAAVIQRHYYEALRNMDRITDMVYWPVLDIIVWGFFTIYLARGNRLQPGLVSFLLGAAILWGMFFSFQRDMAVGFLDELWSRNLINLFSTPLTVWEYLTGLIMVNLLKTMVGLVAASLIALAAYSFDIFPLMPKFLPYMANLVFFALALGVMITGLIFRFTTKIQGLAWSFAGLLQPVSCVFYPMAALPGFLRGVAWMLPTAHSFEGMRSVLAGHGFSWFHFWWAAGLNLIYFAMAIAGFRWIFEAARRRGLLVKQE
- a CDS encoding mismatch-specific DNA-glycosylase codes for the protein MARLRDIIEARPRILFVGINPSLRSEQVGHHFAGPGNPFWRLLYASRLVPVELKHEEDTRLPQFGLALTNLCSRATRSAAELTADEMNRGARMLPAKIRRANPQVVAFVGVSIYRRLFGAAASAGAGLKPETIAAARVFVLPNPSGLNASFPGFKDKLVWFEALREFVRSEFPEAPSN
- a CDS encoding MoaD/ThiS family protein translates to MRVTIPSPLRSYTQGRSEVDTTGNSFSELLSNLDTAFPGIRFRMIDEQDRIRRHIRFFVNREQVTDLAQALRDDDEVQILCALSGG